In Venenivibrio stagnispumantis, one DNA window encodes the following:
- the panD gene encoding aspartate 1-decarboxylase gives MVRTLLKSKIHRIKITGADLHYEGSLTLDEAIMEAANLVPFEKIEIYNVNNGNRFSTYVIPGVRYGGECILNGAAARLGHYGDIIIIASYAQVSDKELSNFHIDLVYIDEKDNTIKEHKKVKAISNVEV, from the coding sequence ATGGTAAGAACATTGCTTAAATCTAAAATACATAGAATAAAAATAACCGGTGCAGATTTACATTATGAAGGAAGCTTAACCCTTGATGAAGCTATAATGGAAGCTGCAAATCTTGTCCCTTTTGAAAAAATAGAAATATACAATGTAAATAATGGAAATAGATTTTCAACTTATGTTATTCCCGGTGTAAGATACGGTGGAGAATGCATATTAAATGGTGCTGCTGCAAGACTTGGACATTATGGAGATATTATAATAATTGCTTCCTATGCTCAAGTTTCAGATAAAGAGTTATCTAATTTTCATATAGATTTAGTCTATATAGACGAAAAAGACAATACAATAAAAGAACACAAAAAAGTAAAAGCTATATCAAATGTTGAAGTTTAG
- a CDS encoding polyprenyl synthetase family protein: MIKIIEEELRKYLNPDVKLILEVGNYIFDGGGKRIRPYLVLTFSKLFKGENEKRDFPLAVAMEYLHTASLLHDDVVDMADTRRGKPSANKVFGNDVVVLVGDYMYADALYLFSIYGDIDMIRNVSDAVKKMAEGQLLELKKIGDLDITEEEYFKILTGKTAALFASCCYVGAKLGEAEEKQLLSAYNYGLYLGLAFQIVDDILDYTADKNKVGKPVCNDIKEGKITYPLLSIMDKLTEEEFNLIKKVVRSINGVNEEDILKIKEIVIKYGGIEKSINKAKELINKALKELENFPENDYLKELKNLAKFVVEREF; encoded by the coding sequence ATGATTAAAATTATTGAAGAAGAGCTTAGAAAATATTTAAATCCGGATGTAAAACTTATTTTAGAAGTTGGTAATTATATATTTGATGGTGGTGGAAAAAGAATTAGACCTTATCTTGTTTTAACATTTTCTAAATTATTTAAAGGAGAAAATGAAAAAAGAGATTTTCCACTTGCTGTTGCAATGGAATATCTACATACAGCTTCCCTTTTACATGATGATGTTGTAGATATGGCAGACACAAGAAGAGGAAAACCATCTGCAAATAAAGTATTCGGAAATGATGTTGTTGTACTTGTAGGTGATTATATGTATGCAGATGCTTTATATCTATTTTCAATTTACGGTGATATTGATATGATAAGAAATGTATCAGATGCTGTTAAAAAAATGGCAGAAGGTCAGCTCTTAGAACTTAAAAAAATTGGAGATTTAGATATAACAGAAGAAGAATATTTTAAGATATTAACTGGAAAAACGGCAGCACTTTTTGCAAGCTGTTGCTATGTAGGAGCAAAACTGGGAGAAGCAGAAGAAAAACAGCTTTTGTCGGCTTACAATTACGGACTTTATCTTGGTCTTGCTTTTCAGATAGTAGATGATATTTTAGATTATACAGCAGATAAAAACAAAGTAGGCAAACCTGTTTGTAATGATATAAAAGAAGGGAAAATCACTTATCCTTTGCTTTCTATTATGGATAAATTGACAGAAGAAGAATTTAATTTAATTAAAAAAGTTGTAAGAAGTATAAATGGTGTAAATGAAGAGGATATTTTAAAAATAAAAGAGATTGTTATAAAATATGGAGGAATAGAAAAATCAATAAATAAAGCAAAAGAATTAATAAATAAAGCCTTAAAAGAGCTTGAAAATTTTCCGGAAAATGATTATCTTAAAGAACTAAAAAATCTTGCAAAATTTGTAGTAGAAAGAGAATTTTAA
- a CDS encoding deoxyribonuclease IV: MVRIGVHVSSSKSIDLVFDRAKSLEATTAQFFVRSPRAWKWTERSAQEKEAFRKKKYMPVVVHASYLFNLASDDEELRKKSIQGVIEELELCEELGIEYYVIHAGKTKGRPEKEGIQMVIKAMEEIFSNVKLKNTTFLYETLAGQKGELGKTTEEIYQMMEPFLKEKIGVCLDTCHLFAAGYKIDEDKGFYNYKKELDKIIGLEYVKVIHTNDSKVPFNSHKDRHESIGKGFINMRCFKLFLQDDYFSKCLFVLETPDESLYKQEIKLLKDIAEKSASVAQRG; this comes from the coding sequence ATGGTTAGAATAGGAGTTCATGTATCATCATCAAAATCAATAGATTTAGTTTTTGACAGAGCTAAAAGTTTAGAAGCAACGACAGCCCAATTTTTTGTCCGCTCCCCAAGAGCTTGGAAATGGACAGAAAGGTCAGCTCAGGAAAAAGAAGCATTCAGAAAGAAAAAATATATGCCGGTAGTAGTTCATGCTTCTTATTTATTCAATCTTGCATCAGATGATGAAGAATTAAGAAAAAAATCTATACAGGGAGTTATTGAAGAATTAGAGCTTTGTGAAGAGCTTGGTATAGAGTACTATGTTATTCATGCCGGCAAAACAAAAGGAAGACCTGAAAAAGAAGGCATACAAATGGTAATAAAAGCTATGGAAGAAATATTTAGCAATGTTAAATTAAAAAATACAACATTTTTATATGAAACCCTTGCAGGACAGAAAGGAGAGCTTGGAAAAACTACGGAAGAAATATATCAGATGATGGAGCCATTTTTAAAAGAAAAAATAGGAGTTTGCCTTGATACCTGCCATTTGTTTGCAGCCGGCTACAAAATAGATGAAGATAAAGGCTTTTATAACTATAAAAAAGAGTTAGATAAGATAATAGGATTAGAATATGTAAAAGTGATACATACAAATGATTCAAAAGTGCCTTTTAACTCTCATAAAGATAGACATGAAAGCATAGGAAAAGGATTTATAAATATGAGATGCTTTAAGCTATTTTTACAAGATGATTATTTTTCAAAATGTTTATTTGTGCTTGAAACTCCAGATGAAAGTCTGTATAAACAGGAAATAAAATTACTTAAAGATATTGCTGAAAAATCTGCGTCCGTAGCTCAACGTGGATAG
- a CDS encoding MBL fold metallo-hydrolase, with protein MIKVLTVGNLAENCIIVIDELSKECAIVDPGAEGEKILKAVEGLNPVAIINTHGHIDHTGQVGYIKNRLNIPFYMNRKDEFLLNNELFTGLSFILNAVECPPPDFDLKEGDEIKIGNILLNVIETPGHTPGSVCFFNKKNKIVISGDTLFRDSIGRTDLPGGNSKQMELSLQKLMNLPEDTVVYPGHGEKTTIGREKNTIRL; from the coding sequence ATGATAAAAGTATTAACAGTTGGAAATTTAGCAGAAAATTGCATAATTGTAATTGATGAATTAAGTAAAGAATGTGCTATTGTTGACCCGGGAGCAGAAGGAGAAAAAATATTAAAAGCAGTTGAAGGTTTAAATCCGGTAGCCATTATAAATACACACGGTCATATAGACCATACAGGGCAAGTAGGATATATTAAAAATAGATTAAACATTCCTTTTTATATGAATAGGAAAGATGAATTTTTATTAAATAATGAGTTGTTTACCGGTTTATCTTTTATTTTAAATGCCGTAGAATGCCCACCACCAGATTTTGATTTAAAAGAAGGTGATGAAATAAAAATCGGCAATATATTATTAAATGTTATAGAAACGCCGGGACACACTCCCGGAAGTGTTTGTTTTTTTAATAAAAAGAATAAGATTGTAATATCAGGAGATACACTTTTTAGAGATAGCATAGGAAGAACAGATTTGCCAGGTGGGAATAGCAAACAGATGGAACTTTCTTTACAAAAACTTATGAATTTGCCTGAAGATACGGTGGTATATCCGGGACACGGAGAAAAAACCACCATAGGAAGAGAAAAAAATACAATCCGTTTATAA
- the accC gene encoding acetyl-CoA carboxylase biotin carboxylase subunit, whose translation MLKNIKRVLIANRGEIAVRAIRALKELGVESVAVYSTADKNSIHKDLADIAICIGDAPSSKSYLNIPAILSAIELTGADAVYPGYGFLAENYTFASICEKSNIKFVGPSSSALKLTGDKALARKAAEEAGVPTIPGSPPVETIEEALEVASKIGYPVLIKAAAGGGGRGMRVAHNQQELVKLLPIAQKEAEAAFSDKRVYIEKFILNPKHIEIQILADNFGNVIYLGERDCSIQRRHQKLVEEAPSIFIDEEIRKSMGEAAVRFAKHIGFTGAGTVEFIVDKDKNFYFIEMNGRIQVEHPVSELVTGIDIVSWQFKIADGQKLNIKQEDIKLNGHAIEFRINAEDSEKFTPNPGTIEKLYIPGGYGVRIDTHIYQGYTIPPYYDSLVAKLIVWGKNREEAIKRGKRALEEFILEGIKTTIPFHLKILNDKEFLKGTYTTTHVDRNYLGIKE comes from the coding sequence TTGTTGAAAAATATTAAAAGAGTATTGATTGCCAATAGAGGAGAAATTGCTGTAAGAGCTATTAGAGCACTGAAAGAGCTTGGAGTAGAATCTGTTGCTGTTTATTCAACTGCCGATAAAAATAGTATTCATAAAGATTTAGCAGATATTGCTATATGCATAGGAGATGCTCCATCTTCAAAAAGTTATTTGAATATTCCTGCAATATTATCAGCAATTGAGCTAACCGGAGCAGATGCTGTCTATCCTGGATATGGATTTTTAGCAGAAAATTATACATTTGCTTCTATTTGTGAAAAAAGTAATATAAAATTTGTAGGGCCTTCTTCATCTGCCCTTAAACTAACCGGAGATAAAGCTTTAGCAAGAAAAGCAGCAGAAGAAGCCGGTGTCCCTACAATTCCGGGAAGTCCTCCTGTGGAAACAATAGAAGAAGCTCTTGAAGTTGCATCAAAGATAGGATATCCGGTTTTGATAAAGGCTGCTGCCGGTGGTGGTGGCAGAGGTATGAGAGTAGCCCATAATCAGCAAGAGCTTGTAAAACTCCTTCCAATAGCTCAAAAAGAGGCAGAAGCTGCATTTTCAGATAAAAGGGTATATATAGAAAAATTCATATTAAATCCAAAACATATAGAAATACAGATACTTGCAGATAATTTTGGAAATGTAATATATTTGGGTGAAAGGGATTGTTCTATCCAGAGAAGACATCAAAAATTAGTTGAAGAAGCACCTTCTATTTTTATTGATGAAGAGATAAGAAAATCCATGGGAGAAGCTGCTGTTAGATTTGCAAAACATATAGGATTTACCGGTGCAGGCACTGTAGAATTTATTGTTGATAAGGATAAAAATTTTTATTTTATAGAGATGAACGGTAGAATACAGGTAGAACATCCTGTATCAGAATTGGTAACCGGTATAGATATTGTTTCTTGGCAATTTAAAATTGCAGATGGTCAAAAATTAAATATAAAACAAGAAGATATTAAATTAAACGGACATGCTATTGAATTTAGAATAAATGCAGAAGATTCTGAAAAATTTACACCAAATCCGGGAACCATAGAAAAGTTATACATTCCCGGTGGATATGGTGTAAGGATTGATACCCATATTTACCAAGGATACACAATCCCACCATATTATGACTCTCTCGTAGCAAAGTTGATAGTATGGGGAAAAAATAGAGAAGAAGCAATAAAAAGAGGAAAAAGAGCCCTTGAGGAGTTTATATTAGAAGGAATAAAAACAACTATTCCATTTCATCTTAAAATATTAAATGATAAAGAATTTTTAAAAGGAACATACACCACAACCCATGTTGATAGAAACTATCTTGGAATAAAAGAATGA